One Telluria mixta DNA window includes the following coding sequences:
- a CDS encoding TetR/AcrR family transcriptional regulator has protein sequence MDGEVTMKEPDATTIVGEREGRGRGMPQVIIATFLELMRTRNPNSITFRDIAAAAGISHMAPYRHFRSKQELLNRIGDIGFGMLAQALEDAAAQHVRAPRRQILAACACYYRFAVDNPSYAQVMFGTDRELWDKAAPPPALERTRAILQRIIHNCRLSGDLPGGLDEKEVLGLLWAHVHGFTLLAANRVLTEREIGAPEAFLEKGVQVILAGLDVASQK, from the coding sequence ATGGATGGCGAGGTCACGATGAAGGAGCCGGATGCGACGACAATCGTGGGGGAGCGCGAGGGGCGCGGCCGCGGCATGCCTCAAGTGATCATCGCGACCTTCCTCGAGCTGATGCGCACCCGCAACCCGAACAGCATCACGTTCCGCGACATCGCGGCCGCGGCCGGCATCTCGCACATGGCGCCCTACCGCCATTTCCGGTCGAAGCAGGAATTGCTGAACCGCATCGGCGACATCGGTTTCGGCATGCTGGCGCAGGCGCTGGAAGATGCGGCGGCACAGCACGTACGCGCGCCGCGCCGCCAGATCCTGGCGGCATGCGCCTGCTATTACCGTTTCGCCGTCGACAACCCGTCGTATGCCCAGGTGATGTTCGGCACCGACCGCGAGCTGTGGGACAAGGCCGCACCGCCGCCCGCGCTCGAGCGCACGCGCGCCATCCTGCAGCGCATCATCCACAACTGCCGGTTGTCGGGCGACTTGCCGGGAGGGCTCGACGAAAAGGAGGTCCTGGGCCTGTTATGGGCCCACGTTCATGGCTTCACCCTGCTGGCCGCCAACCGCGTGCTGACCGAACGCGAGATCGGCGCGCCGGAAGCGTTCCTGGAGAAGGGCGTGCAGGTCATTCTCGCGGGACTTGATGTGGCGTCGCAGAAGTGA